In Nocardioides sp. W7, the genomic stretch CACCGCCGGGGACGATGCCCTCCTCGATCGCGGCGCGCGTCGCGGAGACGGCGTCCTCGATGCGGTGCTTCTTCTCCTTCAGCTCCACCTCGGTGGCGGCGCCGACCTTGATCACGCACACGCCACCGGCGAGCTTCGCGAGACGCTCCTGGAGCTTCTCGCGGTCCCAGTCGGAGTCGGTGTTCTCGATCTCGGCCTTGATCTGGTTGACGCGACCCTCGACCTCGGCGGTGTCGCCGGCGCCCTCGATGATCGTGGTGTCGTCCTTGGTGATCACGACGCGGCGGGCGGTGCCCAGCACGTCGAGACCGACCTGGTCGAGCTTGAGGCCGACCTCGGGGGCGATGACCTGGCCACCGGTGAGGGTGGCGATGTCCTGCATCATCGACTTGCGGCGGTCGCCGAAGGCGGGGGCCTTCACCGCGACGGCGTTGAAGGTGCCGCGGATCTTGTTGACCACCAGGGTCGACAGGGCCTCGCCGTCGACGTCCTCGGCGAGGATGAACAGCGGCTTGCCGGCCTGGATGACCTTCTCCAGCAGGGGCAGCAGGTCGGCGATCGCCGAGATCTTGCCCTGGTGCAGCAGGATGTAGGGGTCGTCGAGGACGGCCTCCATGCGCTCCTGGTCGGTCACGAAGTACGCCGAGATGTAGCCCTTGTCGAACTGCATCCCCTCGGTGAACTCCAGCTCGGTGCCCATGGTGTTGGACTCCTCGACGGTGATCACGCCGTCCTTGCCGACCTTGTCGAAGGCCTCGGCGAGCAGCTCGCCGATGTGGCTGTCGCGGCTGGAGATCGTGGCGACCGAGGCCATGTCCTCCTTGGAGTCCACCTCGCGGGCGGCCGCTCGGAGCGCGTCGCCGACAGCGACGGCCGCGGCGTCCATGCCCCGCTTGAGACCCATCGGGTTCGCACCGGCGGCAACCGCGCGCAGACCCTCGTGGACCATCGCCTGGGCGAGCACGGTGGCCGTGGTGGTGCCGTCACCGGCGATGTCGTTCGTCTTGGTGGCAACCTCCTTGGTCAGCTGCGCACCGAGGTTCTCGAAGGGGTCGTCCAGCTCGATCTCACGCGCGACGGTCACACCGTCGTTCGTGATGGTCGGGGCGCCCCACTTCTTGTCGAGGACGACGTAACGGCCCTTGGGGCCGAGCGTCACCTTGACGGCGTTGGCGAGCTTGTCCACGCCGCGCTCGAGGGCGCGTCGGGCGTTCTCGTCGAACTCCAGGATCTTGGGCATTGCTCTCCTAGCTCACAAAACAGGACCGGGCCGTGTGCCTGAGCACGCGCGTTGGCGCGAGGTCAGGCACACGACCCGGAGAGAATCAGGAAACGACGGCGAGGACGTCGCGCGCGGAGAGGATGAGGTACTCCTCGCCGGCGTACTTGACCTCGGTGCCGCCGTACTTGCTGTAGATGACCTTGTCGCCGACGGCGACGTCGAGGGGAACCCGGTTGCCGTTGTCGTCGATGCGGCCGGGGCCGATCGAGATGACCTCGCCCTCCTGGGGCTTCTCCTTGGCGGTGTCCGGGATGACCAGGCCAGAGGCGGTGGTCTGCTCGGCCTCGACCGCCTTGACGACGATGCGGTCCTCGAGGGGCTTGATGTTGACCGACATGATGTCGACCTCCACTTTCGAACTTCGGATGGCGGGTGATTCACGTCTGGTGCCTACGGGTTCCGGTACGCCGTCGCGGGGGTCGTGCCGGGCTCGCAAGCGCTGGCACACTCACGGGGAGAGTGCCAGTTCAGAAACTAGCACTCGTGTCGTAGGAGTGCCAGTGAGGTCCGTACGTCGGTCGACCTGACAGGATCTCCGGGTGGACCTCGACGCCTTCCGCTGGCTGCTGACCGACGACGGCCAGCGACTGCTCGCTCGGGCGAGCGAGGTCGTCGGCGACGACCCGCTGCGCGCCCAGTCCGCGCTCCGGCGCGAGGCGAGCGCCGAGCACGTGGCGGCGGCCCTGACCCAGGCCACGCTCCGGGTGCGGGCCGTCGCGAAGTTCGGCGACCTCGCACCGTTGCTGTACTTCACTCCCGACGGCCTCGAGCAGGCGACCCGACGGCCGGTCGCCGCTCACCGGGCCGCCCGGCTGGAGGCGTTCCAGACGACGACGCTGGTCGACCTCGGGTGCGGGATCGGCGGCGACCTGATGGCCGCGGCCGGGGTCGGCATCACCTGCGCCGGCGTCGACCTCGACCCGGTGCGGGTGGAGGTGGCCCGGGCCAACCTCGAGGCGCTCGGGCTGCCGGGCGCGGTCATGGTCACCGACGCGACCGCGGTCGACCCGTCGCCGTTCGACGTGGCCTTCGCCGACCCGGCCCGTCGTACCGGCCGGGGACGCTCCTTCGACGTCGACGACTGGACCCCGCCCTGGGCGTTCGTCGAGCGGCTGCTGCGCCGCGACTCCTGCGTGAAGGTCGCTCCGGGCATACCGCACGCCCTGGTGCCCGCGGGCGTCGAGGCGGAGTGGGTCAGCGACCACGGCGAGGTGAAGGAGGCCGCCCTGTGGTCCGGCAGCCTCGCGACCACGGCCCGACGGGCCACCGTGATCGGCGACGGCGGCCTGGCGACGCTGACCGACGAGGACGACCCGGGGCCCGAGGCGGTCGGGGTGGTCCCGGTGGGCCGGTTCCTCTACGAGCCCGACGGCGCGGTCATCCGGGCCGGGCTGGTCACGGCCGTCGCGGCCGGCGTCGGCGGCGGGCTGGTCGACGAGCACATCGCCTACGTCTCCTCCGACCAGGCCTTCTCGACGCCGTTCGCCCGCGGGTACGAGGTGCTGGCGGAGCTGCCGTACCGCGAGAAGCAGCTGCGGGCCGCGCTCCGCGAGCGCGGCATCGGCCGGCTGACGATCAAGAAGCGCGGGGTGGACGTGGTCCCCGAGCAGCTGCGCAAGCGGCTCGACCTGCACGGCGACGACGAGGCGACGATCGTGATGACCCGGGTCGCCGGGAGCGGTACGGCGCTGCTCGTCCGCCCGTTCTGACCGACGCTCCCACCGCCCCGGAAATGCCGAATCTCCCGGGACCCTTGCGGGTTCCGGGAGATGACCGTGCGGACGGTTGCTCAGACGGGCTGAGCGACCTTCGCGGTGGTGCCGGCGCCCTCGGTCTGGGCGACGCGGCGAGCGTGCCAGATCCCGAGGCCGAACAGGACGAGCAGGACTCCGGCTCCGACGAAGGAGACGATGGCCGCGATGCCGGCGATGGTGCCGATGGTCGCGAAGGCGTAGCCGTAGAGGAGCAGGCCGCGCAGGGTGTTGCCCTGGAAGAGCGACTCCCGCAGGTCCATCCAGGCCGCTGCCTCGTCGATCTCGGCCTGGGTGGCGTTCGGGTTCTCGGCCAAGGCCGCCGTCAGCTCGCGGCCCTTGCCACTCGCCTCCTGGTAGGTGACCGCCTCACCGGCGAGCTCGGCGCCGCTGGCGTTCATGTGGGCGAGGATGTAGTGGTCGGCGTAGGCCTGGGCCTCGGGGCCGGTGTCCAGCGGGCTGCCGGCGAACTTTTCGAGCGCCTCGCGGTCGGCCTCGGGCAGCGACTCGAGCGCCCCGCCCTCGGGCATGATGATGTCCTGGGCCGAGAGCTGGTTGTCGACCTGGTCCCCGATGAAGGTGTTGGCCCACGTGAGCAGCCCGCCGGCGATGAGCAGGACGGCGGCCAGGGCAAGCCCCGTCCACGAGATCA encodes the following:
- a CDS encoding class I SAM-dependent methyltransferase codes for the protein MDLDAFRWLLTDDGQRLLARASEVVGDDPLRAQSALRREASAEHVAAALTQATLRVRAVAKFGDLAPLLYFTPDGLEQATRRPVAAHRAARLEAFQTTTLVDLGCGIGGDLMAAAGVGITCAGVDLDPVRVEVARANLEALGLPGAVMVTDATAVDPSPFDVAFADPARRTGRGRSFDVDDWTPPWAFVERLLRRDSCVKVAPGIPHALVPAGVEAEWVSDHGEVKEAALWSGSLATTARRATVIGDGGLATLTDEDDPGPEAVGVVPVGRFLYEPDGAVIRAGLVTAVAAGVGGGLVDEHIAYVSSDQAFSTPFARGYEVLAELPYREKQLRAALRERGIGRLTIKKRGVDVVPEQLRKRLDLHGDDEATIVMTRVAGSGTALLVRPF
- the groES gene encoding co-chaperone GroES; protein product: MSVNIKPLEDRIVVKAVEAEQTTASGLVIPDTAKEKPQEGEVISIGPGRIDDNGNRVPLDVAVGDKVIYSKYGGTEVKYAGEEYLILSARDVLAVVS
- the groL gene encoding chaperonin GroEL (60 kDa chaperone family; promotes refolding of misfolded polypeptides especially under stressful conditions; forms two stacked rings of heptamers to form a barrel-shaped 14mer; ends can be capped by GroES; misfolded proteins enter the barrel where they are refolded when GroES binds) codes for the protein MPKILEFDENARRALERGVDKLANAVKVTLGPKGRYVVLDKKWGAPTITNDGVTVAREIELDDPFENLGAQLTKEVATKTNDIAGDGTTTATVLAQAMVHEGLRAVAAGANPMGLKRGMDAAAVAVGDALRAAAREVDSKEDMASVATISSRDSHIGELLAEAFDKVGKDGVITVEESNTMGTELEFTEGMQFDKGYISAYFVTDQERMEAVLDDPYILLHQGKISAIADLLPLLEKVIQAGKPLFILAEDVDGEALSTLVVNKIRGTFNAVAVKAPAFGDRRKSMMQDIATLTGGQVIAPEVGLKLDQVGLDVLGTARRVVITKDDTTIIEGAGDTAEVEGRVNQIKAEIENTDSDWDREKLQERLAKLAGGVCVIKVGAATEVELKEKKHRIEDAVSATRAAIEEGIVPGGGSALIHAVSVLDGDLGLTGDEATGVRVVRKAADEPLRWIAENGGVNGYVVTTKVRELGVGNGYNAATEEYGDLVAQGVLDPVKVTRSALVNATSIAAMLLTTETLIVEKPEAEDDAPAAGGHGHGHGH